The genomic interval TCACTCAATTTTACTTGTCTAATTTCTTTCTTTTTTGATTTGTTTAGTTTCATGTTATGCCTACTGGTATTGCATGAAATACTAAAAACTCACAAAATTAAAAATAAGATGTTGTCAAGCATTTTCATTGGCTAGTTTATGATAACTATGTAAGAAAACCAGATTTTAAACAAAAATTTCAAATAACTAATTTTAAATTAAAAATATCTTTTTTTTAAGATAAAATAAGAAACTACTCTATTATTTTACAAAATACCATTAATCAACTAAAAATAGTGAGTAGAGCGATAGACTCCTTGCGTCGGATGCCACCCCTTGTTAGAACCCATCGTTCCCTATTCATGAGTGATACCAAAGATAAATCCCACATTCCGCACCTTTTTTTAGATTCTTATTAATTAAATTAAGATCAATTGATAACATCAAAACTATTTAATATTACTTCAAAAACAACATTTTGTAGAATATATTGTTTAATGAAACACTCATTTCATAATGAATGATTAGGTTTGCTTCCTTATTATACTAAATAAAAAGTTACCATACAATAGTAAAGCAAAAAATTATTACTAATTAGTAGTTTCTAAAACTTATACTCTGTACAAAGTTTTACTTTGGCTATGAAAGTATATTACTATACAATTATAAAAATTATTAGTAATCAATTATAAAATAATTGTAAGATTTGCATTTTTTGGTGCGGAATGTGGGATAAATTGTTTGCTGTCGCCGATACTAAACCTAAATGATCTAGAACTTTACTGCTTGCTTCCATATGAATACAAAACAAATTAATAATCAATATAAAATTACATAATTATTTAATTAAAAAAAACTTTTTTTTAGTGCGGAATATCGGATTTACGGGTCAAAGCAGATTATTTGAGCAGCGCTTATCCAGCTTTTAGATCCTCTTCATAAGCTCATTCAGCTAGCCCATTCGATTCCCTGGAAACAATTAGAATTAGAAGTAGAGATAGATAAGCAGTTCCGTTCCGGTGCAGGTAAATCTCCTGCCTATACGATTAGCTTAATGCCATATAAATTAAACGACCGTCACTATGCTACTCTACGTTTCTTCTATGGAATAAACTACGCCACTTTATTCTAAATAGTTGCAAAAAACTTTCTACTACAATCTTTATATTCATTTTTGATACACCTTTTACCCTATCTGTAAAAGTAATGGGTATTTCTACTAACTTAGCACCACATTGATACGCTAAAAGCTTGATTTCCACTTGAAAACTATACCCTGTTGAAGTTATATTATTCAACAATACGCTTTTCAGTATGGTACGTTTATAACACACAAACCCAGCAGTAGCATCTTGTACAGGTATACCTATAAAAGATTTGACTACCCAATTAGCTACATGTGACAATAAGATTCTAGTACGCGGCCAGTACACAATATGGCTACCTACTATATAACGAGACCCAATGGAAATATCCCCCTCATTTTGCATGCATATTTTTAATAGCCTAGGCAAATCGCTAGGGAGATGCGAAAAATCAGCATCCATACTGCAAATATATTCATAGCCATGCAACAATGCCCATGAGAAACCCATCAGATAGGCTCGACCTAGCCCTTGTTTTTCTGAGCAATTTAAAAGATATAGTTGACCTGAATAATGTGGTTGCAATTTTTTTACAAAATGGGCTGTATGGTCCGGAGAGTTGTCATCTACTATTAAAAGATGCAATCCCATATTTAGATCGAAAATAGCCTTTATAATAGGAGCAATATTATCACATTCATTGTAAGTAGGTATTACGATTAATATCTTTGAAAGAATGCTCATAATATATACTGATAAAACCCTTTTAACCCTGTTTACTATTCCTTGGTTTGCTTTTATATATTTCTTCAGTTTCTTCTTTAGATAATTCTGACATAGAAAACCTATTACTTATAGGTGAATAGGCAAACTGTTTTATAAGATCATTTTTCCAATTGTTATTATAATCTCTACGTCGGATTAGCAGAGCACATGCATCGATATTACGATGGCTAGGATCTGGGTTATTTTTATTGTCATCATTGAATCTAATATTTAAGCCTATACATACGATTTTACCATATTCATTAATATACTGACCATAATAATCTCTATCTAGTATTTGTTTTAATCCTGTACAAGCATCTTTATTTAATTTTAACTCAAGTATATAAATGGTATGATTGGATTTATCCTTTATGACAATATCCGTTTGACCAATATTTGATATGGTTTCTGCTGAAATTTCTACATTTTCATCACCTAAAAACACACCATTTAAAAAACTATAGAGTAATGCATGAAAACTTTTTTCAGATTTTTCTGTTAATTCATAACTAGCTTTAGCATAACAATTACTTCTAAATATAGAAAAAAGCTTTTGCCAATCTTCTTGTTTAAAAGCTGATTGCACATTCACACTTTCTGCTATGCCATATGTTCTTTCTTGATTAGTAAGGTGCTTTTCAAAGTGCTCATACAAAGCTTGCTTTACTTCTTGATTAGGAAAGTCTAAGGTATACTTTTGTGTTTCCAAATCATGCGACGTTATCGTTAAATAGCCCGTTTGATACATTAATGGAATAATATCTAGTTGTTTAAGATCTTTGCTAGAAAGCAAATCACTTTCCGTTTGCAATAAACTCTCTTTAATGTTTTTTACGGAAAATCTTTCGATATTGGCTTCCATTTGATCTGTTAATATCGTAGTATCTGCGGTATCTTTCCAATAACCTTTTATCTCTCCAGACTCAAAACAAGAAAGCACAGAAGAGGGATTATACATGGGCTCACCATTAGCATGGAATTTATAGCCATTATAATATGCTTGCATACGATCCATAACGTCAATATTATTAGTCTTTTTATAACATTTTTCAATCCTGTTTTTTATGAATGGATATCTTTTAAAGATTGTTTCAATATGTTCTTTAGTATACCCAACAACACCTGCATATTGTGTAAGAAGAGACACATTCCCTGGATGGAATATATTAGCACCTGAACCTAATTCACTGAGACTAAATTTATATACCCCTGTTAAAAGTATGAGTTGACAAGAACCAGAACAACTTTTTACTACAGATAAAAAACCTTCAAGAATATCTTTGTTTTTTTTATATAAAATCTCAGCATCAATAATAACTTGAGGTTTTGATTTGCTATCTTCTTTAATTTTATATGCTTGATATAGCTTATCAATATTAGACTTAAGCTTTGCTATGGGACTATCATATTCATCTATTAAGACAATGACTTTATTAGAATAACTACTATCTTTCTCTCTAAGTTTTTTTAAACTATCAATCAAGTTTTCATAATAAGATCTAAAAGAATTATGACCAACAGGACTCTCCAAGTCCTTCACTACACTATATTTTTCATATTGTTTAGCAACGTTATACAACAATCTTTGAAGTTCCACCGCTAATATTTCAGGTGTATCATTTCCTATTTTAGAAAAATCCAACTTAATCACTGGGTATTTTGGCCATTTTTTATCTAAGGGTACATATTTTTGAGGTATTTCATTTGGATCATCTGGATTTAATTTGATTGCACCGGTCTCTATAAAACAATCTGAAAANNNNNNNNNNNNNNNNNNNNNNNNNNNNNNNNNNTATTCTGTTTTATCTGCGTAATATCCTGAATGAATTACGTCTCTAATATCAGATTGACAAATAGGTAAAACGCCTGTATACGCTAATTTTTGTCTTTTAGCATCATGTCCTATTTCTAGATTGTCTTCTAATTTCTTTCCATCCATAGCATACTTATTGGTCTTACATGAAAATAAAGATAGTATAAGACACAGTAATACCGTTTCAATACTTGTGTTTTTTTGAAAAAACATTTTTAAAACATTCGTTTTGTATTGCTTGATATGTCTTATGAGCTATGTAGGCAGCAAGTGAGAAAAATGAAGACTACATCAATGATACCTGTAACAGGTGTATCACTATCCTCCCATGAAGACAGATCAGGTTATAAATTTCTAACTACTCCACAAATCTACAAAAATATTTTTATGAAAAACACAGGCTAAGAAAAATCATTCCTCCGAATATGCTTCAGAATGAAAGGAAGGATATATAGGCTGTATAACTACACACAAGCATAAATACAGATCTGATTTTATATATGATTATCAATAAATAAATACAGACTCTTTGTTAATCATTTTTCAAGCGCAATAGTTTATAGAATATACGCGTTAAAAGCCGCATATCTTCCGTTATAATTTCAGCACTACATTCCATATTGGGTTTAAATGCATTTTTTTATCGTAATTCGTGGTTAACCCTTTAGACAAAGTCAATGTAACACGATAGGTATCGGCATGAGGCACCAATGCGATGGATGCTACAATGCCTTGAAGATAGCCATACTCTTGCTCAGGATATGCTGGCAGTTGAATGCGGGCTAACTGACCCTTAGTTATTTTGCCATAACCAGTAGGAGGTAAATGCAACTCTACTACATAATGTTCATCTGTAGGCACTACAGCAAAAAGAGCCTGCCCAGACGAAACTTGTTGGTCCGTTATCCAACAGTCTAAATGACAGATCCTACCTGCAAAAGGTGCTACTAACTGGTAGTTTTGTTTCTAAAGTGCAACCTCTTCCTGCAGGCTTTGTAAAATACCACGAATGGTTGATTCCAATAATGTTCGGTTTTGGCAGTGGGTAAATTGTAGCTCTTTCAGTGTTTTTTGCTGTTCTCCTAAGGTCATTTGGTGACCGACAATATCTTTTTCTATATTAGCCACTTGCTCTAATTTACGTAGCAAAGCGGAATGTGCGCTTAGCGTGGCGCACACTCGATATGTGCCAAGAACACAAAGGATTTACTAACTAATATAATTTGGGCTATTTCTGTATGACCTTTTTTGTATTACCATAATAAAAACCCAATTCAGTGCATTTTTTGCATTCACAATAAGCACCTACATTTAATAGTGCTTCTACTATTTCTACATGACCTATTTCTGCTGCCATATGAAGAGGAGTATAATTCCTCCAATCTTGTGCATTTATATTGGCATTTTTACCTAATAATGCTTCTACTATTTCTGCATGACTCTTTCTTATCGCTATGTGAAGGGGGGGTGTTGAGCATCATTTTTTGCATTTACATCAATACTGCTGACTGCTAACAGTATCTTTATTACTTCCACATGCTTTTTTTCTATTGCTATATGAAGGGGGGTGTGCTGGGTATTATTTTTTGCATTTACATCAATACCAGCAACTACTAATAGTGCTTCTACTATTTCTGCATGACCTATTTCTGCTGCCATATGAAGAGGAGTATAATTCTTCCAATCTTGTGCATTTATATTGGCATTTTTACCTAATAATGCTTCTACTATTTCTGCATGACTCTTTCTTATCGCTATGTGAAGAGGGGTTTGTTGAGCATCATTTTTTGCATTTACATTAATACTGCTGACTGCTAACAATATCTTTACTACTTCCATATGCTTTTTTTCTATTGCTATATGAAGCGGGGTGTACTGGGTATCATTTTTTGCATTTACATTAATACTAGCAACTACTAATAATGCTTCTACTATATCTACATGATTCCTTTCTATTGCCATGTGAAGTGGGGTTTGCTGGGAATTGCTTTTTGCATTTACGTCAGCATTTTCATCTATTAATAACTGAACTATTTCTCTATTCCCAGTTTTTGTTGCCCAATGAAGAGGGGTCCAGTTCGTATTATCTCTTATATTCACATTAGCTCCAGCATTTATCAACTCCGTAACTTTCTCTATATTATTGTTTTTTATCGCATAAAAAAGGCCTTTACTTGAAACGAGTCCTTTACCATCTGGTTTATTCCTACCACTACTAGAACCTGAACCTAAATCAGTAGCAGATCTTGAACCTTGTGTGTAATCACTGGCAATAAAAAATAGGCTTACTATAATGCAAAAATACAGTCTGGTTTTGTTGAAAGAAACAGTGAAATCCGAATATGAAAATGACATAATTGTATTTTAAGTAAGATGGTGGTTTAAAGAAATGATACTAAGTGTACCCAAACAACGTATTTACTTTTATAATGGAAATGAATATTTTTATTCTTTTTTAGTCCTTCTTCTTTTTATTTTTCCTCGTAACTATCTCTAACTTGTTTTGTTACAGCGTCCAATTCGGCTGCTATTTCGGGTTGTGCTTTTAAGCAAGTCTTAGCAAGATCGATATATACATTACATGTTTCCTCAAGCATAGCGAAAACCGCTTCTTTATTGGTGTAACCTGCAGCATGTCGAAGATCATAAATTCGTTCGGCAAGCTTAATATACAGAACGATAAGTTGCTCTCCATGTGCTGAAAGATCATCATTGCTATCGCCAAATAGAGCTGTTTTTAGATCTTTATGCTGATCTACATTTAAGATACTTTGTACACAAACAAAAATATTTAAGTTATAATTAGATCTGATATACGAAATAGGTAATTTGGTATAACGTACTAAATCATAGAGCAATGCAGCATAAACGACTTGAGGTGAATGAAAAAACCATTGAGTCATCAATTTAGCGATCTCTATCGTACGTACATAGAATAATTCTCCACACGCATGACGATTAAAGCCATAACAGCGTCTAAGTAGTAGCAATATTTCTGATATTACAATAGGATTAACATTAGGCATACTAGATATGTATTCATGAAATTTTATTAGATCTGTTAACGAGCTTGTTTTTTCTTCAATAGGGACTGCAGATTCCGTATGAAGTACATCTGTAGACAATCTAGAAATCATTACCTCATAGAGCGCTTTTACATTTCGTGGTAAAACGATCAAGACTCCCTGTTGACCTGGTTCAGGCAAGGCTACATAACCATAGTGAGCTCGGACAATACAACGCATCCTTGCAATATTGATATCTAAAGAGTCTTTCTCTAAAAGGGCATTTATATCAAGATCATCATATTGGCTACTATGTATAATCACTGGTTTCCAAGATAAATACTTATTACTTATAACTATATTTATAGCTGCACATTGAATGGGTAAGGAACCTTTTTGATTAAGTCTAGTATGGTCATGGTAGGTTATCATGGCACTATATATGTCAAACTTGACCACCTCTATTTCTATATTATCTTTATCAGCAATCCTTAATATTGCGGTTTTTAATAAATCAACAACTTCATCCACATCACATGTTATAGTCATATATAAATGGTCACTATGTTCTACATCAATCTTAGGTTTTATTTCAAGTTTATCTTTTAAACCTATTTCCACCTTTTCAATGAGTTCACCTATCGTGACCGTTTCTGGAATTACTGCTAGAAAATCTTTAGATCTGCTTTTCTCTTTTAAAAAACTATCCCATTTAGAGAATTGATTTACAATATTCTGTAAATCTTCCTGATAAAAAGGACTTGTTTGCTCTAAAATAAAAACGGGTTTATTAGTTATATTACTAATAGCATTTTCTTCTTCTGAATCAACTTCATATGTTCCAATTGCATTTTTTTGTATAGGCTGCTTCATATTTAATGTATAAGCTATTTCATGAAACTCTTCTATATCTTGTGCATCTTGTTGTGCCTTTATATAGTCTGCTTTTTGTTTCAAGATTGCACGTCGTATACTTGCATAAAGTGTTATAAACCAAGATATTATGCCAATGATAACAAAAATAAAAAATAGAAGTGTTCTATTTATAATGGATTGCAAGAAACCTATCATTCCTAATCTATAAATAGGGAAAATAATCTCTAAAAAGACAGTCACTGCTGTAATTGGTATGCTAAAATAAGATGGTAATATATACGCAGCAAAGATTAAGTGGGCAAAAGATAAAAATAAGGTAAACATATGCGCAGTGCTGTGCATACAATGAAAAATGATATCCATAGGCAGTGCAAAAATAAGTCCTATCATCCAATACTTGCCACCTATGTTATACATACCCCCTTTATTTTGGTGCATACCATAGCTATAAAAGGTTATAGCGGTGATTATTCTACATGTGTACCAAATTTCAAAAGAATCTGTCCCAATTGTAAATATGGAAGAAATGGTAGTAGACGAAGTATAAACAGCTGCTGTTATCAATTTTACATCGTTGGGTTTCAGTAATCTCAATATCTTACTGAACTTTGATGCTTCTTTCAGTTCTTCCTTATCATTCTTATTATCAATAATATCTACAATTATTGCAGTTAACAAAAGGGACAATGCTATAAAAAGCGGAATATGATACAGAATCATAAAAACAAATTGATTTTGAATTGAAAATACAGCACACATAATTCTTAACAGCTTATTCTAACGATTAATTTTCGATAATAGTACCCTAGTTATGTATTTACTTTATGTGACATAACTACGCACATACATATAATTTATGTATTACAAGCATTGGGACACAAAAGTTATTTTTGCATCCCTACATATTCATATATCGTCTCTTACAAGAGAAGAGCTTATAGTGAGGGGTGCAAAATACTTAGTGTCTTAATATGCAACGCATTATACGCAATATATCTTACATAAACAAGATATTCAGCATATACGTAAGTAAGTAATAATTGATATTTTTGTAGTTATGGTTACAATTATAAATTGTCAGGACTTTCGTGCCATAGGTAATAATACTTAATTTTTTTTGGAAATTTCATAGACTGGTTTATACACAGATTTTAGCTAAAAGAGCGAAAGTACTGATTTTTTTCGTTCAGAATAGGTGTTTAACCTAACCTTTTCTGCTATCCCTTGTATTTTTTTTGTTTATTGCTTTATAAATTTCATTTATTTCGTTGTTGGATAATACGGAATCTAAAAAACTTTTATTTCTAGGACTATATGAAAACTTTTTTATTGGATCGTCTGACCAATTATGATTATCATCTAAGCGGGAAACTAAAATAGTACATTCATCCATATTACGATGGCTGGGATCTGGGTTGTTTTTATTGTCATCATTGAATATGATATTCAAACCCATACATACAATCTTATCATATTCACTAACATACTGGCCATAATAATCTCTACTTATTATTTGCTTTAATCCTGTATATGAGTCTTTATTTAATTTTAATTCAAGTATATAAATGGTATTATTAGATGTATCCTTTATGACAATATCTGCTTGACCTATATTTGATATAGTTTCTGCCGAAATTTCTACATTTTCATTACCTAAAAACACCCCATTTAAAAAACTAAATAGTAAAGCATGAAAATACTTTTCAGATTTTTCCGTTAGTTCATAACTAGCTTTAGCATAACAATCACTTCTAAATATGTAAAAAAGTTTTTGCCAATCTTCTTGTTTGAAAGCTTCTTGCACATTCAAATTTTTCTTTATTCCATTTTCTTGTGCTTTATTAGCAAGGTATTTTCCGAAATGAGCATGTAAAGCTTCTTTCACTTCTGTATTGGGAAAATCCAAAACACATTTTCCCTCATCTACATCATAATCCTTTATGGTTATATACCCTGTTTGATACATTAAGGGAATAATATCTAACTCTTTTAAGGCAGTCGTTTCTAATAAATCATCTTCTTTTTGTAAAAAATTTCCACTTATCTTATCTAGGCTAAACCTTTGAATATGATCTTGCATCTGTTTTATTAAAACCCTAGTATCTGCTGTATCTTTCCAATAACCTACCAACTTCCCTGTTTCAAAAAAAGATAATACGGAGGTAGGGTTATATACAGAAGGGCCAAATGGATAAAATTTATAGCCATTATAGTATTGTCGAACAACTTGTAAGACTTCTTCATTAGTGTGCATTTTGCCTGTTTTCTTATGAAGTTGTTCTTTAACGTACGATAACTTATCTGTAAATAAGGAATTAATGTGCTCTTCTTTATAGCCAACAACATCCGAAAAGTCCTCGTAATAAATAGACAGATCATGGCCATAAAATATATTAGCGCCTGAACCTAAACCAGATAGAACAAACTTATACACACCGGTTACAAACAGTAATTGACAGTCATTGGCACAGCTTTTTATCACTGTAAAAAAATCACTCAGTACTTTCATACAGTCTTTATAGTTTTGAGAATCCCAGTCTAAATTGATTACTGGAGCATCATACTCATCTATTAAAAGAACTATTTTAGATTTGTAACTATTATCTTTGTCCTTTAATTTTTTTAAGCTGTCAATTAAATTTTCATAATAAGATTGAAAAGAGTTATGTCCAATTGGATTATGAAGTTTTGATTCTACACTGTATTTCTTAGCAGTATTATATAACAATCTTTGGAGATCCATCTTTAATATTTCAGCACTTTCATTTTCTAATTTAGAAAAATCCAACCTAATTACTGGATACTTTTTCCAGTCGTATTTTTTTTGTTCTTCTTTAGGGTTGTGTGGATTTATTTTCATTGTATCCTTGCCTATACAACAATCTGTAAATAAGTGTCTATACCTTTCTCCTTCAGCAATCTTTGCTATAGTATCTATAAGCAAAGACTTACCAAACCTACGGGGACGTACCAAAAAACAAGGTCCCCCTTTTTTAATCAAGCGCCAAACATGCGCCGTTTTATCTGCATAAAAACCTGACTGAATTACCTCTTCTATATCTGATTTAGAAATAGGGATAATGCCTGTATACGCCAATTTTTGTCTTTTATTATTATGACCTATCTCTTCTAGTTTGTCTCCATCCATATTATACTTATCTGCTTTACATGAAAATAAAGATAGTATTAAGACACAGTAATACCGCATCAATCCTTTTATTTTTTTTAAACATGCATTTTTTATAGCTCGATATAGCTTAAGCTATGTAGGCAGTAATAGAGAAGACTACATAAATGATACCTGTAACAGGTGTATCACTATCTCCCGTGAAGACAGATCAGGCTATATATTTATAGCCACTTTGCAAAAGTACAAAAAATAGAACCTTCCTAGGTATTCCCAAAAAGTTTTTGTTACCCTCCCAGGTACCTCTTTTGGCCTTTATAAAAATTACTGATTGTCAAATATAAATATTTTTATCAATTTTAACATATCGGAAAATGTGTTACCAAAATTTTTACCACAAATTTTATATTTCATTATAAATCATCCATAAACACAACAGCCGTTATATGCAGAACACAGGGTACCTGGGGAGTTATCATTTTTTTTAGATATATATGTTTAATAATTTTGATAATCAATAAAAAAATGAAAATAATGAATATGTAGAAATTTCATAGACTGGTCTATACACAGATTTTAGCTAAAAGAGCGAAAGTCCTGTATTTTTTTAACCTTTGAGGCCTTATAGGCTCAATGCATCATAATTTACGTAATTTTCTATACCTGAAAATAATTCGTAATTTCATAATAAGCAAGATATTAAACTTTGTATTTACCAATGAAAGGTAAAGATATACATTGATTATTAAATTTAAGTATTAAAGTGTATGCTGTTATTAATTTCAACCAACTGATAAACATGAAATACTCTTGGCCATTTATCTTAATATTACTCCTGTGTGGAATTCATGTTCCTAGGTGTTACGCAGATACTACATCTGGAGCAATAAAAGACACAGAATTTGTAATTGAAAAACAAAAGAAAAATAAAGTAAGTCAAGAAAAAAAAATATTTTTCAAAGCACCTACTAAGTCAATAAATAAAACAGACAAGCCTGTACAAGAAATACAAGATTTAACCCTAGAAAAGCTTCCTTTTTATCCTACAACTCAAGTACAGATTTTATCTGAATCAACACAAGAGGACATTATTGAATCAACTTGGCACAACTATTGTAAATTAGGAGTCTCCTCATTACCTCTCCCTTATGTAGATATTTTTATAGAAAAGATCCATTTTGCTCGAGGTATTTGGTCTGCAAATGTTGCTTTTTTCCCAGAACTATTTGGGATAAAAGCAAGACAAAGTTGGTTTTCGGTAGATGGAAAATATGCTATGGCATCTTGGCTCTTGCATACACATTTGCATTATCAAAATGACTGGCATAAATATGCTCGTAGAGATAATGCCCCTGAACAGAACTTACATCAAGGTAGTCTTTGTTTACATGCAAAAAAGTCTAGTGATGTTTCTGCTCAAGAAGGGAAGATAACGTATCATCCACTTGCTTTCCATCATGGAAATATAACTGAACAGCTATTCACGCTCAAGTATAAATGGATAAAGCCATTGGATGCCTTTACCTTTAAGATAAGTACCTATAATGATATTGCATTTTATAAAAATGATACAGTGAAAAAGAAACGATTTGTTTTTTCTGGAGCTCCTATGGTTGTGGTAGCTTTGCCAAAAGACATACAGCTCAAAGCAGGCTTATGGGCTACTTGGCACAATGATCCAATTAGTGGAAACATCTCTAACTTTGATGTTTGTCCAAAGGTTAAAATAAGCACTACTATTTCAGAAGGATTTAATCCTTACTTGGGTATAGAGGGCATGGGAAGTACCATACGGCCACGCCACTTGCGTAGTGTGGTACAAAAAAATCCTTTTATCGATAAAGATTGCAAACTCTCACATAGCTATCAGTGCCTTAAACTTCAAGGAGGTAGTAAGGGCAGTATAGCAGATGACCTTTCTTATTGCTTAGATATTGCCTATCGAGGAATTAAAAATCTATCTAGAATGGTTGCTACCCCAAATCTCCATAGATATACCCTGTTCTATTCTCCAATCACACACTATTCTGTAAAGACTACAGGCTTGTTTCATTATATCAGGCCTACTGCAAAGATGAGCACGACCATAAAGGCAACTTACTATCATTATATGAATAATAACACAGCTCCAATATGGTGGTATAATAAACCTTCTTTTAAATTAAATCCGACACTCCTCTTCAAGGTGCATCCAAAAGTTTTATTAAAAAGTGGGCTTCACTTGCGTAATGGTACAGCTATAAAGGATAGCGTTGGCAATATTACTAATATAGGTACAACAATAGACATCTCTTTAGAAGGTGAATATGCTTTTTCGGAAAGATTTCTAGCTTTTTTATCTATCAGCAATCTGTTAAACCGTGATAACCCTTCTTATACTGGTTATGCTGGAAAAAAAATAAATATTACTGCTGGTATACAATATAAATGGTAATTACATATTATGATCGATATAATTGAGGAATTGTGTCAAAAAATTGAAAACACAATTCTTGGTGATAAAGAAACGCTAGAAAAATTTCGGCATGATTTTATAGGCAAAAAAGGATTTATCCCAACGCTCTTTGAATCATTTAAGGCTTTGCCTGTTTCAGAGAAAAAGATCATAGGTCCTGCTTTACAAAGTTTGAAAAATGAGGCAGAAGCAAAAATAAAAAATGCAACAAAGCTGATAGAAACATACGTTGCATCATCTACTACACATAAAGAAGATACAACACTCCCCTCTTTTGGTCCAGAAGTCGGCAGCTTGCACCCTTTAAGAATCATCCAGAATAAGGTTATATCGATATTTGAAAGAAT from Cardinium endosymbiont of Culicoides punctatus carries:
- a CDS encoding AAA family ATPase, with the translated sequence MRYYCVLILSLFSCKADKYNMDGDKLEEIGHNNKRQKLAYTGIIPISKSDIEEVIQSGFYADKTAHVWRLIKKGGPCFLVRPRRFGKSLLIDTIAKIAEGERYRHLFTDCCIGKDTMKINPHNPKEEQKKYDWKKYPVIRLDFSKLENESAEILKMDLQRLLYNTAKKYSVESKLHNPIGHNSFQSYYENLIDSLKKLKDKDNSYKSKIVLLIDEYDAPVINLDWDSQNYKDCMKVLSDFFTVIKSCANDCQLLFVTGVYKFVLSGLGSGANIFYGHDLSIYYEDFSDVVGYKEEHINSLFTDKLSYVKEQLHKKTGKMHTNEEVLQVVRQYYNGYKFYPFGPSVYNPTSVLSFFETGKLVGYWKDTADTRVLIKQMQDHIQRFSLDKISGNFLQKEDDLLETTALKELDIIPLMYQTGYITIKDYDVDEGKCVLDFPNTEVKEALHAHFGKYLANKAQENGIKKNLNVQEAFKQEDWQKLFYIFRSDCYAKASYELTEKSEKYFHALLFSFLNGVFLGNENVEISAETISNIGQADIVIKDTSNNTIYILELKLNKDSYTGLKQIISRDYYGQYVSEYDKIVCMGLNIIFNDDNKNNPDPSHRNMDECTILVSRLDDNHNWSDDPIKKFSYSPRNKSFLDSVLSNNEINEIYKAINKKNTRDSRKG